In the genome of Oscarella lobularis chromosome 1, ooOscLobu1.1, whole genome shotgun sequence, one region contains:
- the LOC136199618 gene encoding LOW QUALITY PROTEIN: insulin-like growth factor 1 receptor (The sequence of the model RefSeq protein was modified relative to this genomic sequence to represent the inferred CDS: deleted 1 base in 1 codon) produces the protein MVIAIAVSVAVLVLIVLVIVIIFVRKRRRQAKLEVIQLQELQNQRQNHWLMTWPTYDEFQFCKDRLKIEEELGEGYFGKAYFAWATGIVEGEAKTRVAVKTMKRGSAQEAAEDFRKEMEIMMDFDHANIIRLLGICTRDEPLYLITELMKHGDLKAFLRKARPSETGPRSLLSIAQLVDIAAQAAAGVAYLASRRFVHHDIAARNCLVGEKNDKLSVKVSDFGMARDVCVEEEYYRHKGGTMPIRWMAPEAITDGKYTVESDVWSLGVLLWEIFALGYRPYFSKSNEQVIGGILEGSLSLECPALCPRSVHLFMLRCWERDPSDRIKSGDVANALQAMLYMGGSFRYVSPIESAPVSGVTRFQRSGGHHFFAPKARKIF, from the exons ATGGTCATTGCTATAGCTGTTTCTGTGGCCGTGCTGGTACTCATCGTACTTGTTATTGTTATAATCTTCGtgcgaaagagacgtcgtcaggCCAAATTGGAAGTCATCCAGCTACAAGAATTACAGAACCAACGCCAAAATCACTGGCTCATGACGTGGCCAACGTACGACGAATTCCAATTCTGCAAAGACCGTctcaaaatcgaagaagaactCGGCGAAGGTTATTTCGGAAAAGCCTATTTCGCCTGGGCGACGGGAATTGTCGAAGGcgaagcgaaaacgcgagTTGCTGTGAAAACAATGAAGCGAGGATCGGCGCAGGAAGCGGCCGAAGATTTTcgaaaggaaatggaaatcaTGATGGACTTCGATCATGCGAACATCATTCGTCTTTTGGGAATCTGCACGCGCGACGAACCTCTCTATCTCATCACCGAACTGATGAAACACGGCGATTTGAAGGCCTTTCTTCGTAAAGCGCGTCCAAGCGAGACGGGCCCGCGCTCTCTTCTCTCGATTGCCCAACTCGTCGACATCGCCGCTCAGGCGGCCGCCGGCGTCGCTTATCTCGCGTCGCGCCGATTCGTTCATCACGATATCGCCGCGCGAAactgtctcgtcggcgaaaaaaacgataaaTTGTCAGTGAAAGTCTCCGACTTCGGAATGGCGAGAGACGTGTGTGTA GAAGAAGAGTACTATCGTCATAAGGGCGGTACGATGCCGATTCGATGGATGGCGCCGGAAGCGATTACCGACGGCAAATACACCGTAGAATCGGATGTCTGGTCACTGGGCGTTCTTCTATGGGAGATCTTTGCACTTGGCTATCGGCCGTATTTTAGCAAGAGCAACGAGCAAGTGATCGGCGGCATTCTTGAGGGTAGCTTGAGTTTGGAGTGCCCGGCGCTCTGTCCCCGGTCCGTGCACCTGTTTATGCTTCGCTGCTGGGAGAGGGATCCGTCCGATAGAATTAAGTCCGGCGACGTGGCGAACGCCTTGCAAGCCATGCTCTATATGGGCGGGTCATTTAGATATGTGTCGCCGATCGAATCGGCTCCGGTCAGCGGCGTAACCAGGTTTCAGAGGTCGGGGGGGCACCATTTTTTCGCGCCGAAGgcgcgaaaaattttttga
- the LOC136199619 gene encoding uncharacterized protein isoform X1, protein MSDSKFTLTTKVRVTSPKLPTLAPTTPGVEVLKPRLQEDLGSSCNLSDHASNNVDSQCEQTKIVTCFGNASFLRWKVGRKNHTRSVAECVNGKCPAETCWKVSASEDGIDLHLGLERKKSKRAFRCADSAEGAGVNLCFIKAVWD, encoded by the exons ATGTCGGATAGCAAGTTCACTCTAACGACGAAAGTTCGCGTCACATCTCCAA AATTGCCGACTCTGGCACCGACAACACCTGGCGTTGAGGTACTGAAACCTAGGCTGCAag AAGACCTCGGATCAAGTTGCAACTTGAGTGATCATGCTTCAAACAACGTGGACAGCCAATGCGAACAAACAAAGATTGTCACCTGCTTCGGAAATgcctcttttcttcgctggAAAGTCGGGAGAAAGAATCATACTCGAAGCGTTGCAGAATGTGTGAACGGAAAGTGTCCGGCTGAAACGTGCTGGAAAGTCTCGGCAAGCGAAGACGGTATTGATCTTCATCTCGGTCTagagaggaagaagtcgaagagaGCTTTCAGATGTGCTGATTCAGCTGAAGGTGCAGGTGTGAATTTGTGTTTTATCAAAGCGGTGTGGGACTAG
- the LOC136196469 gene encoding receptor-type tyrosine-protein phosphatase delta-like encodes MYEITTDWANATGTPKTSTIIHKNYPTERYLEVEGLLYPARYSVVIRATTKSGLGAGSKEIFRFTKYLAPDERTPRNVTRTGRSELDDSDHHLFQTPPSAPLSAPRNFIVSRTNESSTLLLSWISPLESDLNGVLCRYVVRYSPVNVNSSNAKGPEFIEAGAHETRLRGLEPYTEYDVKIAAETCSVDRKGPFASAKNRTGEGVPNKPNIRLIEKNSTWIKLEWRVEPNGILFRVEANISSDQGYVYNTSKKSGEAEFFDLEPHHSYTVRIRAYSGRGAGAFGTINVSTCAAAPQSAAFIRNCEFLRGNQNKVKAIRLNYTEVSMTDWRGERQGYRVNLFKGNETGIGRVFNDTKYVGKSIVESDVLKLDESMIDFDQWYIHGYFASGKWP; translated from the exons ATGTACGAAATCACCACGGATTGGGCCAACGCAACGGGAACGCCAAAAACATCAACGATCATTCACAAGAACTATCCAACGGAACGGTATCTAGAAGTAGAAGGACTCCTATATCCGGCACGGTATTCCGTCGTTATTCGagcaacgacgaaatcgggATTGGGTGCTGGTAGCAAGGAGATATTCAGGTTCACGAAATATTTAGCTCCCGATGAGAGAACACCGCGCAAC GTTACAAGGACGGGTCGTTCGGAGCTAGACGACTCTGATCATCATCTATTTCAGACGCCACCGTCTG CTCCGTTGTCCGCTCCGCGAAATTTCATTGTTAGTCGAACGAATGAAAGCTCGACGCTTCTTCTGAGTTGGATTTCGCCTTTGGAATCCGATTTGAACGGCGTGCTGTGCCGCTACGTTGTACGGTACTCTCCGGTGAATGTGAATAGTTCCAATGCCAAAGGACCCGAGTTCATTGAGGCTGGAGCTCACGAAACGCGGCTTAGAGGACTAGAGCCGTACACCGAGTATGACGTAAAAATCGCGGCTGAAACGTGCAGCGTCGATCGGAAAGGTCCTTTCGCTTCTGCAAAAAACCGAACTGGAGAAGGAG tacCTAATAAACCAAACATTCGCTTGattgagaaaaattcgacgtGGATAAAACTCGAGTGGAGAGTCGAGCCTAATGGAATTCTATTTCGAGTGGAAGCAAACATATCGTCTGATCAAGGATACGTATATAATACTTCGAAAAAGAGTGGTGAAGCGGAATTCTTTGATCTGGAACCTCACCATTCCTATACCGTACGTATTCGAGCGTACTCCGGGCGAGGAGCGGGCGCGTTTGGAACTATAAATGTTTCCACTTGCGCAGCAG CTCCCCAGTCTGCGGCTTTTATTCGCAATTGCGAATTTCTTCGGGGAAATCAAAATAAAGTAAAAGCGATTCGATTAAATTACACGGAAGTTTCTATGACGGACTGGCGTGGTGAACGCCAAGGATACCGCGTCAATTTgttcaaaggaaacgaaacgggCATTGGCAGAGTTTTTAATGATACGAAGTACGTCGGAAAATCGATCGTTGAATCAGATGTCTTGAAGCTCGACGAGTCTATGATTGACTTCGACCAGTGGTATATACACGGTTACTTTGCAAGCGGAAAGTGGCCCTAA
- the LOC136199620 gene encoding receptor-type tyrosine-protein phosphatase delta-like produces the protein MGPEPVSDDLTVRTGEDIPGPPLFERADPVNSTAIFVSWTAPSEPRGKILDYRFHVLSSSNLDSVANFTAQGNESNVIIGNLTEGTNYSIYMRARTSQGLGEPDLVYVTTPKRIVGAPRGLLATSGGPYSISVSWLAPSVGSISHYVVVYSADSQKQNASTTEESYELKGLSPYTYYRIEVKAEGGNASAVTFAYTQEGTPGQIELFEIPRVDASFVVLEWEPPRRPEGRIAYRYRITEAATEWTRNVDLLPSELGSLEGRFFRWKVANLTGFTQYQFSMRAFNIRHRREGAWSITKVIRTDEGKPGPPEDVRVYVRRDGRV, from the exons ATGGGTCCCGAACCGGTTAGCGACGATCTCACAGTGCGAACGGGCGAAGACA ttCCGGGTCCTCCTTTATTCGAGCGAGCTGATCCTgtgaattcgacggcgattttcgtCAGCTGGACGGCGCCGTCGGAACCTCGCGGCAAGATATTGGATTATCGTTTTCATGTactttcttcgtcaaatcTTGACTCTGTTGCCAACTTCACGGCtcaaggaaacgaaagcaacgTGATCATAGGCAACCTTACTGAAGGAACGAACTATTCAATCTACATGCGAGCACGAACGTCGCAGGGTCTAGGCGAACCGGACCTCGTTTACGTCACCACTCCGAAGAGAA TTGTTGGGGCTCCGCGTGGGCTGCTGGCAACGTCAGGTGGGCCGTATAGCATTTCAGTTTCGTGGCTAGCTCCGTCGGTTGGCAGCATCTCGCACTACGTAGTAGTGTACAGCGCAGATAGTCAGAAGCagaacgcgtcgacgacagaGGAGTCTTACGAACTCAAAGGTTTGTCTCCGTACACTTACTATCGGATTGAAGTGAAGGCCGAAGGTGGTAATGCAAGTGCCGTCACATTTGCCTACACCCAAGAAGGCA CTCCCGGTCAGATTGAATTGTTTGAAATTCCTCGTgtcgacgcgtcgttcgtcgttctcgaatGGGAGCCGCCTAGACGTCCAGAAGGTCGTATAGCTTATAGGTATCGCATTACTGAAGCGGCAACGGAATGGACAAGAAACGTGGATCTGCTTCCGAGCGAACTTGGCTCGCTGGAAGGCCGATTCTTTCGATGGAAAGTTGCCAACTTGACGGGCTTTACGCAATATCAGTTTTCAATGCGAGCCTTCAACATTCGCCATCGTCGCGAAGGTGCTTGGTCAATTACGAAAGTCATTCGCACCGATGAAGGAA AGCCGGGTCCACCCGAAGACGTTAGGGTATACGTGCGACGAGACGGGCGAGTCTAA
- the LOC136199619 gene encoding uncharacterized protein isoform X2 — protein sequence MSDSKFTLTTKVRVTSPKLPTLAPTTPGVEVLKPRLQDLGSSCNLSDHASNNVDSQCEQTKIVTCFGNASFLRWKVGRKNHTRSVAECVNGKCPAETCWKVSASEDGIDLHLGLERKKSKRAFRCADSAEGAGVNLCFIKAVWD from the exons ATGTCGGATAGCAAGTTCACTCTAACGACGAAAGTTCGCGTCACATCTCCAA AATTGCCGACTCTGGCACCGACAACACCTGGCGTTGAGGTACTGAAACCTAGGCTGCAag ACCTCGGATCAAGTTGCAACTTGAGTGATCATGCTTCAAACAACGTGGACAGCCAATGCGAACAAACAAAGATTGTCACCTGCTTCGGAAATgcctcttttcttcgctggAAAGTCGGGAGAAAGAATCATACTCGAAGCGTTGCAGAATGTGTGAACGGAAAGTGTCCGGCTGAAACGTGCTGGAAAGTCTCGGCAAGCGAAGACGGTATTGATCTTCATCTCGGTCTagagaggaagaagtcgaagagaGCTTTCAGATGTGCTGATTCAGCTGAAGGTGCAGGTGTGAATTTGTGTTTTATCAAAGCGGTGTGGGACTAG